A portion of the Cryptomeria japonica chromosome 5, Sugi_1.0, whole genome shotgun sequence genome contains these proteins:
- the LOC131073271 gene encoding uncharacterized protein LOC131073271 produces MSSSGDISESGWTMYLDNSSINKSTTHFYINHMSSMRASSITFPGNEEESSMVSDASSGRQLLPLPDKDQEQPTSASYPARMIGLHGERKDLDCVSSCSCTDRSAAKYKLKMVQHGEEDEYCSWLQDTASSSDHSAEKGVLEGEVNMEEKQHQKPPAESHVDHEPHFQCSKVGVTGKV; encoded by the exons ATGAGTAGTAGTGGTGATATCTCTGAGTCTGGGTGGACAATGTATCTGGATAATTCATCCATTAATAAGAGTACCACCCACTTTTATATTAATCATATGAGTTCTATGAGGGCATCAAGCATTACATTTCCTGGCAATGAGGAAGAATCTTCCATGGTTTCAGATGCCTCATCTGGTAGACAGTTGCTGCCTTTGCCTGACAAGGATCAAGAGCAGCCTACATCTGCATCATATCCAGCAAGAATGATAGGATTACATGGTGAAAGAAAGGATCTGGATTGTGTTTCATCTTGTTCTTGTACAGACAGGAGTGCTGCAAAATATAAGCTCAAAATGGTGCAACATGGGGAGGAAGATGAGTATTGTTCATGGCTTCAAGACACTGCAAGCTCTTCAGACCATAGTGCAGAG AAGGGAGTTCTAGAAGGTGAAGTCAATATGGAAGAGAAGCAACACCAGAAGCCACCAGCAGAATCCCATGTTGATCATGAG CCTCATTTTCAATGTTCAAAGGTTGGAGTCACTGGTAAAGTTTGA